In the genome of Marinomonas algicola, the window CAATCGTATAAACGGGCTGAACATAAGATTTTGCTGTCGTAATCACGCAGTAGGCGGAGAGTTTACCGCTGAGTTCTTTCGCCCAATTATTAGCGCCTCCCTCATGACCAGATAGTAATGGAATAACAAACTGTCCTTGTTCGTCCATTACCAATACCGGTGGGTCTTGAAATTTATTCTGTAAAACAGCCGCCAGTGTACGAACAACAATGCCAGTAGCACAGATGAAGATGAGTTTATCACCTTTTAAAAATGCGTCTTGTACTTGTTGTTTAAAAGGCTGAGGTTTAAACCATACGTAACCATCAACAAGCTTTTCATCAACGAGTTTATTTGCAAGCATTAAACCCGGCTCTGTTAGAGCAATAATTCGAATCATACCCGTCTACTTAGCCTAGTGAATAAGCGTCGTTATTCCATCTCAATCATTCGACTGAGCATTGAATTTTACACGGCTTCCTCAATTCTTTTCTGCATCGTTTTAGTCACTACAAACAAAGAAAAATATGGACCGGCGTCATCGGCTAGCATACTAACGTCTTTGCAAACTAATTCATTTTCACGACCAATGTATTCAAGGTATTGGGCCTCTTTAATACGACCTGTTGCGTGCAATAACGATAAGATACGTGATCGCTCACGACCTGCTTTCATAATAACCACGGAATCATGTTGCTTTAACGCTTGTTGAATTTGCTCGTCAGAATGTCGACCACTCACAACAGAAAAAGACTCTTTTAGCATGGTAAGAGGGCGCTTTAATGCGGATGCGGCGGCATGAATAGAAGACACGCCTGGCACTACTTCACATTCATAAATGGCTTCTAGACGTTCCATTAAATAAGCAAAGGAGCCATAAAACAAAGGATCGCCTTCACATAAAAACACCACATCTTGGCCTTTATCAAGCACTTTTCGAATTGCGAAGGCACCGGCATCATAAGCAAGATTGGCCGCGTCCCGATCCATCGACATAGGCATTATAATACCAATATGTTCTTGGTCATGTTTTACGGATTCAAAAGCTTCTGTCGCAATCTCTTTTGCCTGAGAAGCCCCTTCCGAATTAGTCAAATAACTCACAACCATGGTCGATTGAATATATTTTAACGCTTTTAAGGTAATAAGTTCAGGGTCACCAGGACCGACTCCAACACCAATAAAACGGCCCTTGGGGGTCTGCTTTTTATCAACATTCCCAATTGAATCTGATAGCGGCCAATCCAATTTAGTCTTTTCTATTTGGTCGATACCTAAACTGGCTTGTAAAGAAGCTATATCAGCTTGACTTAACTCAGATAAACACAACTCTGGCACAAAAATTCCTTATCGTTTACTAAATTTAAAAAGGGTTACAGGAAGCGAAGGTCGGTAAACACAATGATTAGCAAGCGTTTCTTCTTTGGCTATAGACAACTGTACAGAGAGCGCGTCACCTTGCCATTCACTTTCGCTCGCTTGATAAGAACGTATTCTTTGAGCAAAGTCCAATAAAATGCGTTTCGAGTTTTCCGTAACAGCCGTAGCAACCAATATTCCATTGGTCGGTAATCGTCTCCATGAAATAGTAAGAACCTCACTTAGAACCCCATCACTGCCGCCAATAAAGACTTTATTTGGATCCGGCAACGCCACTAAGCCATCGGGTGCTCTTGCAGGAACAATGGTCATATTCGATACACCAAAACGCTCTTTATTTGACTGTAAACAAGCTAACCGTTCTGTGTGATGTTCAATAGCATAAAGACACGCCGTGGTATTCCAATAACTAATTTCAACAGCAACACCACCGCAACCAGCACCGATATCCCAAACCGTATCATTTACGTCAACTTGCAAATACGACAGAATCGCCACCCGCACGTCGCGTTTCGTAATCATGCCTTTACCTTGCACTTTATCGGTAATAAATTGATCGTCTTCGATACCAATTGAAGAGGGGAAAAAGCTCTGCTGAGACGACGTTTCTAAGACAACAACATTTAGGGGAGAAAAATCCAGATTTTCTGGCTTTTGAGCGGCTGGTATTGATTCTTTTAAGGGCCAATCAACGAGTTCATTGATCGAAAAAGATCGTATTCTTTGAGAATCGTAACCGAGGTTTTCACACACCGTTATTAACGACTGATCCAAACCTGCACCATGGCATTCTTGAGCAATAGCAAAAGGATTACTTAGCGCATCCGTTAATATCACTAGGGTTCGATTCGGTTGTAAATAGCGCCTTATATTGAGTAACGGTCGCCCATGCAAGCTGATTACCGTCGTATCTTGCAATGATAAACCTAAAACATGACAAGCCACTTGTATACTGGATATAGCGGGGTAAAAGTGCAGTTGAGATAGGTTGAAACGCTGACGAAACCAACGCCCAATACCAAAATAAAGAGGGTCACCTGATGCCAATATAACTAAGCTTTGCACCCCCTCCTTAACTAAATCAGAGATGACCTGTAGAAGGTTTTTTAAGCTTGGCAATAAAGTAACTTGGGCGTCCGCCGTAAATCGAGCCACAGTTTCCAGCTGTCGTTCCGAACCTAATACACAATCCGCCTCTAATAGAGCCATTTGCGCTTTAGGGTCCAGTAGCGCTTCTTGATGCACACCTAAACCAAGAATGTGAATTTTTAGATTATGGCAGGCTAACCCTCTCTCTGTCATGATTGAAACCATTAATAGTATTCCCCAATATTACAACGCAATAAGGCGTTGCAAGTGGCCGACGTAACGGCACTGCCGCCCCAGCGTCCTAGCAAGGAAATACACTCAATGCCTAGGTCTTGATGCCGTTCCCATAGCGCCTCTTTCGACTCAGCCGCTCCCACAAAGCCAACAGGCATCCCAATTACTAACGCTGGTTTCGCCGAGCCTTGTTGAATCATTTCTAATAATCGAAATAACGCGGTTGGCGCATTACCAATAACCACGACACTGCCTTCTAAAGACGCTTGCCAGAGAGTCAAAGCCGCCATTGAGCGCGTTTCTCCTCTTCGCTTCGCCAGTGCAGGCGTTCTTGTATCATTGAGAAAACATAATGGTTCACGCTGAATCATACGCTTAGTGATGCCTTGTTTGACCATTTCAACATCGCATAGAATAGGGCAATTCTTTGCTAATGCGGCGCGTCCAGATTGACAGGCCTGTTGACTAAAACGCACCGCATCAACCACTTCTGGCAATCCCATACTGTGCACAATACGCAGGACCACTTGCTGTTCATCAAGGGAAAAATCCGATAATTTTGTCAATTCTCTAATTTGACGAAAGCTTTCTTTTTCAATAGTTTGAGGGTTCATTTCATAAGAAAAACTCATTGCTGGCTGGCTCCTACTATGGGCTTTTTAGAGACACTAAAAGCCTCAATACAAGCGCATACACAACTTTCGACATCATGAAATTCTCGCTCTGCAGGCAATAAAACCGGACGACGATGTAAATACACCGGCAACCCTTTATCTCGTGCAACGGCTAATTTAGCGTAGGTTGAATCACCCCCGCTATTTTTACTAATAATAGCGTCAATATTATAGTGCTCAATTAACGACAATTCTTGCTGATAATTAAAGGGTCCTATGGCTTTTAACCACGTCACGTTCCCCGGAATATCAAACTTTGGCGCTACCGCTGTACGCCAAAACATACGTTCTATATTCGCTAATTCAGCCCAATGCCAAAGTCGTTCGGAGTCAATTTGACCAGCACTTAACAGCGGTCTTTGGTGCCTTTTTAAAATATCTGATAGCTCAATATCACTTGCATACTCAGTCCAATTATCCCCAGGTATCGCTTCCCACTTAGGACGATTTAAACGCCAGTACGGTATATTGCGTTCTTTGGCTACCAACACCGCTTTATTGCTCATATTTTGTGCATAAGGGTGGGTGATATCCACAACCGCTTGCACATTATGCTTTTCTATGTAGTGAGATAAGCCTCCCCTTTTAGAGAATCCACCCACCAATAAAGAACAATCCACCTTTGGAACTCGAACCAATCCAGCTATACTGTAAATAACGTTCAACCCGGCTAGATGCAAGGCATCGGCTGTATAACGCGCATCGGCCGTACCGCCTAATAGTAAAATTTTCATCCAATTTTCCCGCAATACTTTAGCTGGTAAACACCCAAAAAATGTTTTAAACGGCCGCTTGAAATAACAACACGGCCAGCACGAACCACCCTATTTCTATTTAAATGACCAACAAAGCATTTTTACCTTCATTTCCTTTACTTTCTTAAGAGAGTAAAGCCTTTTCTTAATGGGATTCACACCGATAATAACCGACAAAATTACCTTTTCTGTCGATAGCAAACACCTCAATTTCCATATTTAGTGGGATCCAACGACGAGCAAAAGAAGCGGCTCTTTTACAGATTGCATCCCCAAGTGGAATATTAGAAGCCAAACAAAACGCCAACGCTTCCGTGGAGGTGTTCGCCGTTCGGACTTTCGCAGCCAAACTCGTTTCCGCCCCCAATGCCATCGCAAGTTCGGCTAATGCATTTAAATCAATACTTGATGCCCGGCTATTAAGATCCATATTACCAGCCGCTAACTTAGTCATTTTGCCAAAACCGCCACAAAAGCTAATTTTGCTCAATTGCGGTTGCAAGTCTTCTACTTTTTTCACATGTTTTAGTACCGCACCAACAAAATCCCCCATTTCAATCAGGGCCATCTCCGCCAGTCCATAATGGGTTTGAATAGCCGTTTCACTGGCATTCCCCGTCGTCGCCGCAATATGCACAAGGCCATTTGCTCTGGCAACATCAATACCTTGATGAATGGACGCAATATAAGCGGCACAAGAAAACGGCCTAACGATACCTGTCGTACCAAGAATGGATAGCCCACCCACAATTCCTAGACGAGGGTTCATCGTTTTCAAGGCCATTGTGTCACCGTTTTCAACACCAACAGCAACCAAGAACCCGCCTTTGTAGTGGTATTTCTTGGCAATAGATTCAAGGTGCTCTCGCATCATTTTTCTAGGGACAGGGTTGATTGCAGGCTCTCCAACCTCAAGCAACAAACCAGTTCGAGTAACAACCCCAACACCTTGAGCGGCCGAAAAATTCACTCCATCGCAGCCAGCCAAAGAAAGCTCAACAAAAATTCTGGCTCCATGAGTCACATCAGGATCATCGCCGGCGTCTTTAATAGTAGATGCCCTGACAATCACTCGATCACCAATGTCCTTTGTTTCTTGAACAGACTGAATATCCAATCGAACAATCGACCCTTTCGGTAAGAGCACCTCGACTTTTTGAACAGCCTTCCCTGTGAACAACTGAGTCGCGGCCGCGACACAACAAGCTGTCGCACAACATCCTGTGGTCAACCCCGTTCGTAACGTTTTCGGAGTATTGCTGCTCTCAGGCCACATAATAAACCATGACTAACACTCACGACCTTCGACAGTTGAAAACACTTTCCCTATCGCCTCTAAATTTGAAGGAAAATACAAATGTAAGTAGCTGGCGGTTAACCCCTTATTTTGAAATATCGGCTCTCCTGGAGCGGGGTGACGCTGACGTCTCCCATACCCTATGGGTTCAGGTGTATTTTCACTAAGAGAACGATGATGAGCGTGCGCCCTTACTTCTCCTTGAGGTAAACAAGCCGTTTGCATGCCTTGGCAACCCCGCTTACCTCGCATTGCGCCCTGCCCCTCTAAAATCCCTAACAGTGGAAACGTTTGACCATCCAGATCGGTTAAACTGTCTAAGCTATAAAGCAAGCCACCACATTCGGCTAAAATGGGTTTATTACGTTGATGGAAAGCTCGAATCTCCGACAATATAGAATGGTTTTCAGACAGGGCCTGAGCATGCAACTCTGGATAACCGCCTGGCAACCAAAGTGCATCAGCAGCAGGTAAATGTGTATCGTTTAAAGGAGAGAAAAAGACACATCGAGCACCCAATGACGTTAAAGCCAATACATTAGTATCATAAATAAAGCTAAAAGCCGCATCTTTGGCAATGGCAATTACTTTATTCGCTAGTAACGGTTCGACGGTCTCAGGTTTACGCTCAGTAGGGTAAAAAGCAATGGCATTTGGCCACTCTAACAACCCTGTATCTTGCGAGTTCTGTAACCATTGAGAGGCTTTATTGAAGCACTCTTCTAATTCACTCTTTACTTCATTCGCTTGCACTAAGCCCAAATGGCGCTCAGGTAAACGAATCTCTTCATCCCGTTTCAAACTCGACAATAACGGCAAACTTTCAGGCAAAGCATCCCGTATTAGTTCAGCATGACGCTCACTGCCACAACAATTAGCAATCAAGCCTGCAATCAAGACATCATCACGGTAGGTTGCTAATCCGTGGGCAATCGCCGCGGCTGTCTGAGCCATTCCTTTCACATCCATCACAATCACTAAGGGAATGCCAAAACGAGCCGCCAGATCCGCACTTGATGGTTCACCATCAAACATTCCCATAGCGCCTTCAACCAAAATCAAATCAGAGCATTGAGCCGCTTCGTATAAGGTGTTTTGACAGTATTCTTCACCGGCCATCCACATGTCTAATTGTTCAACGGGCTGCCCAGATGCTTGAGCAAGAATTTGTGGGTCAAGGTAGTCAGGACCCGTTTTAAAAACTCGAACAACCTTCCCTTGTTGTGAAAAATAACGAGCCAGTGCGGCGGTAATAGTGGTTTTTCCTTGATTTGACGCAGGCGCCGTTAAAAAAAGAGCTGGACAGTAAATTGGATCTGCAGATGACATGAACTAAGCCTCTAGTAAAAAATATTGAGCCCCTAGGCTGAGCGCTAACTGCTCAGCACGGCCACGTTTAACAGGAATCACTTCTGTATCCAGTACACTACAAGGTGATGGAAAACGCGTTGACGTGCCGTCTAAGGATACCCTACCGTCCGTCACTAAATACACATGACTTTGCAGTTCTGGTTGGTTTCGTTGCCATTGAATAAGTTGCTCACTGGCTTTTTTTATGGCTTCCGTTAATGGTGTCCCACCACCAGCATGGATGGTATTTAACTGCGTCAGGAGCTCTTTTGGTGCTCTCGTTTTTGGCAATAAAGAGACAACTTGGTTATTGCCAAACCCTAGAATCGCTATCTGCTCACGGCGTAAATAGGCTTGCTGTGCAATGGTTAAAATGGCCTCTTTACCGCGTTTTAGGAACGCCTGACCGACTGTGGAAGCCGAGGTATCTAATAAGATATAATGCAACATAGCGCGACCGAGCTTAGCCGGTTGATAACGTAATGTTTTAGGTGCCCATTGATGAGGACTATTGATCACGGTTTCAAACCAATCAATGGCGTTTCCTTGCCGTTTTGTATTGGCTCTTTGATGACCTAATGACACCCCCTTTTGTTTTCCCCCATTTCCTTTATCGTTACCCGCTCCCCCAACCCATTTTGATGATTTAAACATCGTCTCTAGTGGTTTTTTTTCTAATGTTTCACTCATAAAGGGTTGAGCTCCCATCGCCCCCCAGTTGCCTTCTTTTTGACTCTGGTTGGATT includes:
- a CDS encoding precorrin-6A/cobalt-precorrin-6A reductase, whose amino-acid sequence is MKILLLGGTADARYTADALHLAGLNVIYSIAGLVRVPKVDCSLLVGGFSKRGGLSHYIEKHNVQAVVDITHPYAQNMSNKAVLVAKERNIPYWRLNRPKWEAIPGDNWTEYASDIELSDILKRHQRPLLSAGQIDSERLWHWAELANIERMFWRTAVAPKFDIPGNVTWLKAIGPFNYQQELSLIEHYNIDAIISKNSGGDSTYAKLAVARDKGLPVYLHRRPVLLPAEREFHDVESCVCACIEAFSVSKKPIVGASQQ
- a CDS encoding cobalt-precorrin-5B (C(1))-methyltransferase; this translates as MWPESSNTPKTLRTGLTTGCCATACCVAAATQLFTGKAVQKVEVLLPKGSIVRLDIQSVQETKDIGDRVIVRASTIKDAGDDPDVTHGARIFVELSLAGCDGVNFSAAQGVGVVTRTGLLLEVGEPAINPVPRKMMREHLESIAKKYHYKGGFLVAVGVENGDTMALKTMNPRLGIVGGLSILGTTGIVRPFSCAAYIASIHQGIDVARANGLVHIAATTGNASETAIQTHYGLAEMALIEMGDFVGAVLKHVKKVEDLQPQLSKISFCGGFGKMTKLAAGNMDLNSRASSIDLNALAELAMALGAETSLAAKVRTANTSTEALAFCLASNIPLGDAICKRAASFARRWIPLNMEIEVFAIDRKGNFVGYYRCESH
- the cobI gene encoding precorrin-2 C(20)-methyltransferase, encoding MPELCLSELSQADIASLQASLGIDQIEKTKLDWPLSDSIGNVDKKQTPKGRFIGVGVGPGDPELITLKALKYIQSTMVVSYLTNSEGASQAKEIATEAFESVKHDQEHIGIIMPMSMDRDAANLAYDAGAFAIRKVLDKGQDVVFLCEGDPLFYGSFAYLMERLEAIYECEVVPGVSSIHAAASALKRPLTMLKESFSVVSGRHSDEQIQQALKQHDSVVIMKAGRERSRILSLLHATGRIKEAQYLEYIGRENELVCKDVSMLADDAGPYFSLFVVTKTMQKRIEEAV
- a CDS encoding cobyrinate a,c-diamide synthase; amino-acid sequence: MSSADPIYCPALFLTAPASNQGKTTITAALARYFSQQGKVVRVFKTGPDYLDPQILAQASGQPVEQLDMWMAGEEYCQNTLYEAAQCSDLILVEGAMGMFDGEPSSADLAARFGIPLVIVMDVKGMAQTAAAIAHGLATYRDDVLIAGLIANCCGSERHAELIRDALPESLPLLSSLKRDEEIRLPERHLGLVQANEVKSELEECFNKASQWLQNSQDTGLLEWPNAIAFYPTERKPETVEPLLANKVIAIAKDAAFSFIYDTNVLALTSLGARCVFFSPLNDTHLPAADALWLPGGYPELHAQALSENHSILSEIRAFHQRNKPILAECGGLLYSLDSLTDLDGQTFPLLGILEGQGAMRGKRGCQGMQTACLPQGEVRAHAHHRSLSENTPEPIGYGRRQRHPAPGEPIFQNKGLTASYLHLYFPSNLEAIGKVFSTVEGREC
- the cbiE gene encoding precorrin-6y C5,15-methyltransferase (decarboxylating) subunit CbiE, producing MVSIMTERGLACHNLKIHILGLGVHQEALLDPKAQMALLEADCVLGSERQLETVARFTADAQVTLLPSLKNLLQVISDLVKEGVQSLVILASGDPLYFGIGRWFRQRFNLSQLHFYPAISSIQVACHVLGLSLQDTTVISLHGRPLLNIRRYLQPNRTLVILTDALSNPFAIAQECHGAGLDQSLITVCENLGYDSQRIRSFSINELVDWPLKESIPAAQKPENLDFSPLNVVVLETSSQQSFFPSSIGIEDDQFITDKVQGKGMITKRDVRVAILSYLQVDVNDTVWDIGAGCGGVAVEISYWNTTACLYAIEHHTERLACLQSNKERFGVSNMTIVPARAPDGLVALPDPNKVFIGGSDGVLSEVLTISWRRLPTNGILVATAVTENSKRILLDFAQRIRSYQASESEWQGDALSVQLSIAKEETLANHCVYRPSLPVTLFKFSKR
- a CDS encoding precorrin-8X methylmutase — its product is MSFSYEMNPQTIEKESFRQIRELTKLSDFSLDEQQVVLRIVHSMGLPEVVDAVRFSQQACQSGRAALAKNCPILCDVEMVKQGITKRMIQREPLCFLNDTRTPALAKRRGETRSMAALTLWQASLEGSVVVIGNAPTALFRLLEMIQQGSAKPALVIGMPVGFVGAAESKEALWERHQDLGIECISLLGRWGGSAVTSATCNALLRCNIGEYY